A single Primulina eburnea isolate SZY01 chromosome 11, ASM2296580v1, whole genome shotgun sequence DNA region contains:
- the LOC140805667 gene encoding serine/threonine-protein phosphatase 7 long form homolog: MRLKVDLCGPVQILQIWVWSRITLLCPDRAQKLSMSAEQAEDMLQGLPFPPYGARWRRGFSWTHTAHHSVCIMRDMLDRMVEGQFLRTVYDMESPEVGRILDGDRIHLCRSACALINFHIVEMHRPERCLRQFGMSQGILPTTTNFDNFHKLTRQGQNNFDWAIYHKDFVEMWNHMPQPVFRRF; the protein is encoded by the exons ATGAGATTAAAGGTTGATTTGTGTGGCCCTGTTCAGATATTGCAG ATTTGGGTGTGGTCTAGAATTACTCTTCTTTGCCCTGATAGAGCGCAAAAACTATCTATGTCAGCAGAGCAGGCTGAAGATATGCTTCAGGGTCTACCATTCCCACCATACGGCGCACG GTGGAGACGCGGATTCTCTTGGACACACACGGCCCATCATTCGGTCTGTATAATGAGAGATATGCTTGACAGGATGGTAGAAGGACAG TTTCTACGGACAGTTTATGATATGGAGTCCCCGGAGGTTGGCAGAATTCTTGATGGAGATAGAATTCATCTATGTCGGTCGGCATGCGCATTGATTAATTTTCATATAGTTGAGATGCATAGACCAGAGCGGTGTCTCCGACAGTTTGGAATGAGTCAGGGTATTCTGCCAACTACTACTAACTTCGACAATTTCCATAAACTGACGCGACAAGGCCAGAACAACTTTGATTGGGCGATATATCACAAAGATTTTGTAGAAATGTGGAATCacatgccacaaccagtttttagaagattttga